Within Aspergillus oryzae RIB40 DNA, chromosome 2, the genomic segment ATGAGTTCAGTTAATTCTGGAGGCCTTGATCAGCTCTTTTCCCcgccgtcgtcatcatctaGAAATGATGAGAGCCAACGCGAGGAGAAGCCCGCTCCTCACCTGCGGAACCTTAGCGGGGAGGCCATCAAACGACTTGGCTCACCTTTCAAGATCGACCCACCTAGACGAGCTGGCGATTCGCCGGCCAGATTTATCAGGCATGCACCGTCCCGTTCGGAGCCATTTGCACGTGGACTTCTGTCTCAGGCAAGAAAGACAACTCAGGTTGGTGGACAGGGAACGTCGAATACTCTGCCATACGATCCAACTGAACCTGGTCTATCGGATGCAGAGCGGATCCGGAGACAGATTTTGAACATGTCTTACTCAAGGCAATAAGCCTGGTATTACTTTGCCCCAGCGCATTTGGCTGTTTAAGAGCCTGTCTTGATGAATCTGTCCTGATTATCGTCAACTTCGAATTACTCCCTGACTAATGACCTGGACGATCTACAGCAACTTGGCTTTCGGAGGCCAAGCGAAATAATGACAGAAATGGCATTAACGATTAATGATATTGAAAGACAAAaatgaaacaaaaaaaaagaacaacatTCTCCTGCTCTTACAATCTAAGACAAACAACGACACaaaatgataaaaaaaaaccaaaaagaaccaaaagcCATGACATTTTCGAGTTTACCTTTGATATCTGGGCTATCCCTGGTCCGGTGCAAGCCCTATGCTACTTTGATGTCGGACTGCATGGCAATTGCAATGTGTTCAAAATAGCTTCGTTATATTTCAAAGCTGGACACAGATGTGCGAGTCAACTTTAGCCGACTATTCAACCGAATCGACAGAACTTCAGTTTTCCTTTCCGTTTTCTCCTAAATTATAACATCGACtactctcttttctctctttactATCTCTCAGCATCATCGGATCTCGAACGACCTAATGTACGACCACCTTGGATAGCATGCATGCTCTATGCTACATGGACAATTTTCTCCGATCTCGTTTCATTGGGGTTCCACCGAACTTGCACTCATACATTCTCtaaatttccttttctccaaaCCGACCAATTCACTCTCTTCAACACACCAGATACATCGACAGAATACAGACTATATCAACcgaaaaccaaaaaagaaataaaaaacaCCACCCACCCAAGTCTATCTTTGAaccgtcatcatctttcccatttcctCTATATCCCATTGgaaacccctccaccaacatTTGCTAAAGTCATCACGCCGTTTGTTTTGTCTTATGATGAGCAGTGTTGCATCTTTTCTCAGCATGCgtgatgattggaatggaGAGACGCCGATATTGATTGAAACGACATAGACGAAACGACCATGATGCTGCTGAGTGACGAAAGCGTTTTTACGGCCTTGTGCAGCGTTCAGTTCAGTCCCAGTCTGATTGATTTACACTAAACTGTTTTTCAGTtgaaatttcttttcttttttctcttttctttttttcatttttcttttctttacatTCTCAttcatcttccatcattGATTGCATTTCAACCATTCAACTCAGACCGACTAACCTATATTACTTACTCATATATCCCGAGAAAATCTGAAATCAATTTAAACGAAGCCAATCTCTTGATTACTTTTCTCTCGCCCATCTTTGAAAGAATCGCATTACCTTGCATTCACCTTTAGCCTCTCCTCTTGCTCCAATTTCAGTTTCAGTtttatttccattttcatTCAACTCTCTTGCATCTTGCATTCTTTAGATGAACCGAACCGAACCAGACGTTTTGATATGATGACATGAGGGATGAGCCGATGTCTTGAAGTACCTGAGCGTTTGATATTTGAAATGAGATCATTCTTTTacagtcttctttcccttggcattgttgctttttctaaATTATTGTAACTTGGTAGATGTTTTGTAATGTTTCTCATATCTCGTATCTTGCACTAAAGAGAAGTTGAGTCAGTGACCCAGGTGAGTTAGGGTTAGTGGTTTCCTGAGATCTCACTAGCAAATTGTAATTCCTGCCCGACGAGGTAGAAAGCCCATGTTCCAACAAATTACGAGGATTAAAATGGCTTTTTGAGAGGTCCTTTCAATACAGCCCTGAAAGTGTGATAGTGTATTACTGAGAAACTAAAGGAGTGGAAAGCCGCCATCGTGATGCTTCCACGTGCCGATGTCCGCTCTTCTGTTTTGGTTAGACCCAGTATTTCCCTCCCTACAAGATTTAAAGTGGCTACTGGTCTATCACTAGATTCACAAATCAATGATCATTTTGAagtctatcaacatgaaAATCagctcttgatcttcaatcCAATGATCCCGATTAAATGAGGACGATACTCTGTCTCTCCAGTGCCTGAAAATGAGACATTCCCAGCTCCCAGATATGTCCTACCCGTCGGTATGTGTGTTCCTGCCCCTGGACGGGGACTGGGGCCAGACCAATACCGCCCCTAACATCACTGGTGAAAAGAGGGATACACCACACCACTTGCAGTGATTCGCTCTCGGCCTTGACGTCAAAGATCATTCGCCCGTATTACTTACCTCCAGTGTCGTGGGGTCCGCGAAGGTAATAATCCGAGGAAGCTGAGTGGTAATCAAGAACCGCTGTCAGTACTGGGGCAGTTATATGCAATTCTGCCGTTGCGATCTGGCCAAAGGGGTCTTGAGTCAAATGCGTGATCCTCCAGCCGTCAATAACGGCAGCAGTCTCGTCGGATATATCCCGAGATAGCGTCTTGGCCTCTTCAAAATTGATCGTCCCTATCACCGACGCCCAGGACCAACTGGGAGCAACGTACGTGGCATGTCGGGAGGCTGAGGAGTCGGCATTTGGGTCTTCGCCGGGCTCCCATGCGATGCTCCTTCGCAAGTCAGCGGCCCACATGCCCGCCACATAGTCGCAGTGGATATATCCATGCACGATGCGAGCGAGGCCACTGAGGGCGGGGAACGTGTCCTCGTATTTTGTCAGACTGCGAGACGCGTAATCCCGGACGGTGTTTAACCACGAGGTGTAGACCTCATGAGCATCCAGTGCCTGGATGCGGTCGAGTATTCAGAGGTTATATCCGGAGTAGCCCTCGGAAAGCTCACTGGAGATATCCCTCTCAGGCCAGCCTTCCGATGCTTTGAATGCGCGACACTCCCAGAGAACTTGCGACGGAGTGTAGTGTAATACTCGTGGCGACAGTTCCCGCTCCTGCAGGCACCAGCCGCGACTTTGTAACGGACCTTGCCCGAGCAGACCGACCCATGATGGTTGGGTTTTCACTGCACGAACCATCTTGGACGACTGGCCGTCCTGCGAGCTACAACGAAATTCGACCGAGTCATTCTGTATGTCCCCCGAACGGAAAAGCCCCTCTAAGCTGGTTTGGCCCGCTTGGGCCGAGATTGTACAGTAGGAATTTTGATACACATCGCTCATCAGGGCTGCTTCTCGATTCCAGTCCTCTTTTGAATCCTGGAGAATGCAGAGCGAATCAACCTAAAGATAGTTGATCTTGAGCTGATGTGTCACTTCCATCGCATGCACAAAGTTGCGCGGCAACGTATCAAGAGTCAATTCCTTAAGCCGTGGGATAAAGTTATCCGATGTTGTAGACGCCGCAGCGGTGATTTGCCCATCCCACCGATGGCTCAAGGCTATATACGGGATGGATTGGTCGCGATGAATGCTATTGCTTTCAACGAGTTTCACGACTTTCCCGCGCCCCCAGTCCGTCAGGTCAATCAGCCTGGTAGGCAAGAAACGACCATTGGAGCCTACGGTACATGCGTGATGGTCCTTGATGCATTGTTGGAGCCAGGTCACAATTTGCTGGTACGTCTCGGCAGACTGGGTATTGCCTGGGAGTGCTTTGACCTTTCCTGCGCGTCATCAGTCAACATTAGAGCATGATGTAGGAACCAAAGTTGATGTTTACCGTCAAAAGGTTCTACACAGGCTTGGAAGTCTGCGCGTTCACTTCGCGGTCTTTCAATATCTTTGGGATATGGTTCGTCTATCTGACTCAACATCTTGGCCACGTCGTCGGTGGACCTCCTGCCGTAGAATAAACGGACTTTGCTGGGTTGAGGAATCGATATTATGTTGATGCCCAACCGTTTCCAgaaaaagaggcaaaaaggGCACCCACCTCGAGCACTTTTTTCGAGGGATACCAGCGATGGGTGGAAACAGAAGGCATTGGAATGATAGCGTCGTAACCACCTTGGACTAGTGAATACCTCTAGGGGTAATCCTGAACAGGTTGAACATAGTCCCCTTTTGGCTATAGTGGACACGTCAAGTATCTCTGTTTTGTTCCCGTCGGAAGGCTCTAGAGCCTCCCTCATGTTGAGCAATTGCAGTATTTCGACGCTGCCACCTTTCTCGGCCGATCTGCGCACTGTTTTCCCAGAGTAGGACACCGCGCGAAAGTTCGCTCGCGCATCCAATAGCATACGTGCCATGATTACA encodes:
- a CDS encoding uncharacterized protein (predicted protein), whose product is MATAESPSDEETRQSLEELFRQGKLNDIGQRRVRIRNRGATMSSVNSGGLDQLFSPPSSSSRNDESQREEKPAPHLRNLSGEAIKRLGSPFKIDPPRRAGDSPARFIRHAPSRSEPFARGLLSQARKTTQVGGQGTSNTLPYDPTEPGLSDAERIRRQILNMSYSRQ
- a CDS encoding uncharacterized protein (predicted protein), whose translation is MDISTATMWRACGPLTCEGASHGSPAKTQMPTPQPPDMPQAKTLSRDISDETAAVIDGWRITHLTQDPFGQIATAELHITAPVLTAVLDYHSASSDYYLRGPHDTGVPVQGQEHTYRRVGHIWELGMSHFQALERQSIVLI